The following are encoded in a window of Staphylospora marina genomic DNA:
- a CDS encoding helicase-related protein, translating to MRLEDLTRGSRIKGIFSNQTVTIVDVQDYGGCVEVTYKDEQGVPGTTLIYPEQAAALEIVKAPWGFEADGEDFRLVAEAKRIKMAYLFDPHLAVHTSLIEPLPHQISAVYEIMLKRQPLRFLLADDPGAGKTVMAGLLIKELMMRGDVKRCLICTPGSLTEQWMDELETKFQLRFELLTRQSLEQIRRGNPFQEKDLLICRLDQLSRNDEMLSQLEKSDWDLIIVDEAHKMSASFYGGEVNETKRFRLGKLFSRITRHFLLMTATPHNGKEEDFQLFLSLLDQDRFEGKFRTGVHKVEIDDIMRRLTKEQLLKFDGTRLFPERHAYTVTYPLSKEEKELYDAVTSYVNEQWNRIDQLGEKEQKRRTVGFALTILQRRLASSPEAIYQSLYRRRCRLEEFLKEEKKRLKKNGKLKHLRLKYEDQLEDLYELAEAEQAEDEIAYQATLARTISELETEIEVLKNLEKQARRLRQSGKDRKWEELSMLLQSDKSVENSHLLLDEQGNRRKLVIFTEHRDTLNYLVEKIRTLLGRPEAVVMIHGSMDRDSRKQAQEAFNHDKNVLVLVATDAAGEGINLHRAAHLMVNYDLPWNPNRLEQRFGRIHRIGQTRVCHLWNLVSVETREGEVFAILLKKLETVREALNDKVFDILGKVFDGNSLRDLLIQAIRYGDRPDIKARLLRKVNEKLEHDHLIKLISEKALIQGLFDRIKVQEIRREMERASARRLQPHFIASFFVQAFRRLGGTIREREPRRYEIVSIPQPVRQRARDIDRSGLPARYLRICFDKTLTHLDGKPHAEFVCPGHPLLDAVVELILEKYGHLMKQGTVLVDERDDRDDREEPRLMMFCEQEIHDGIRDKSGQRVVSRRMHFVEMVPDGQISPAGYAPYLDYRPLSDEEKGYLPSILDSIQWERTEMEHRARQYMIRHLVPEHLKEVELFRKAQVAKIRKEVRARLETEIRYWDKRAAELRAAEKRGKKNAKLNSQNAQRRADDLQVRLEQRMIELDLEEKLQPKPPNMIGTALIIPGGMLRKLKGENQKEPGLFGRDRKMVERIAMETIMEIERQKGFQPVDVSVQKLGYDIESWDPETGKVRFLEVKGRVAGATTVTVTRNEILTAVNRPDAYWLAVVEVEESKPKRVVYIRQPFTREPDFAATSVNYDLRDLMSRGEDETWRLGRN from the coding sequence TTGCGGCTGGAAGACTTGACAAGGGGTTCCAGAATAAAAGGCATTTTTTCCAATCAGACCGTTACGATTGTGGATGTTCAGGATTACGGCGGTTGTGTGGAAGTGACATACAAGGATGAACAAGGAGTTCCCGGAACCACTTTGATTTACCCCGAACAAGCGGCTGCATTGGAAATCGTGAAAGCTCCATGGGGGTTTGAAGCCGACGGGGAGGACTTCCGGCTCGTCGCTGAAGCCAAGAGGATAAAGATGGCTTACCTGTTTGATCCTCATTTGGCAGTACATACATCCTTGATTGAACCGCTTCCCCATCAAATCTCCGCTGTTTATGAGATCATGCTCAAGCGTCAACCTCTCCGTTTCCTGCTCGCGGATGATCCGGGGGCCGGGAAAACGGTCATGGCCGGACTGTTGATCAAGGAACTGATGATGCGCGGTGATGTCAAACGGTGCTTGATCTGTACACCCGGCAGCTTGACCGAACAGTGGATGGATGAATTGGAGACCAAATTTCAGTTGCGATTTGAGTTGTTGACGAGACAGTCGCTTGAGCAGATCAGAAGAGGAAACCCTTTTCAGGAAAAGGATTTGCTGATCTGCCGACTGGATCAGTTGAGCAGGAACGATGAGATGTTGTCGCAATTGGAAAAATCCGACTGGGATTTGATCATTGTGGACGAAGCGCACAAAATGTCCGCATCCTTTTATGGAGGGGAAGTCAACGAAACGAAGCGGTTCAGGCTCGGGAAACTCTTTTCAAGGATCACCCGCCATTTCCTGCTGATGACCGCAACGCCTCACAACGGAAAAGAGGAGGATTTTCAGCTTTTCCTTTCCCTGCTGGATCAGGACCGGTTTGAAGGCAAATTTCGCACCGGGGTACACAAGGTCGAAATCGATGACATCATGCGTCGACTGACCAAGGAACAATTGCTCAAATTCGACGGGACCAGGTTGTTTCCCGAGCGCCACGCTTATACGGTCACGTATCCACTGTCCAAAGAAGAGAAAGAGCTGTACGACGCTGTCACCAGTTATGTCAATGAACAGTGGAACCGGATCGACCAATTGGGCGAGAAAGAACAAAAGCGTCGGACCGTGGGGTTTGCGCTCACCATTTTGCAACGCCGACTCGCTTCCTCTCCGGAAGCCATTTATCAGTCACTCTATCGGCGTCGTTGTCGATTGGAAGAGTTTCTGAAAGAAGAGAAAAAGCGACTGAAGAAAAATGGAAAACTGAAGCATCTGAGGCTCAAATATGAGGATCAGCTGGAGGATCTGTACGAGCTGGCGGAGGCCGAGCAGGCGGAAGACGAAATTGCTTACCAAGCGACCTTGGCTCGAACCATTTCGGAGTTGGAGACGGAGATTGAAGTTCTGAAGAATCTGGAGAAACAGGCGCGACGGCTTCGACAGAGCGGGAAGGACCGTAAATGGGAAGAGTTGTCCATGCTGCTTCAGAGTGACAAGAGCGTGGAAAACTCTCACCTGTTACTGGATGAACAAGGAAACCGCCGCAAACTGGTGATCTTCACCGAACATCGCGACACACTGAACTATTTGGTTGAAAAAATCCGGACTCTGTTGGGTCGTCCTGAAGCCGTGGTGATGATCCATGGCAGCATGGACAGGGACAGCCGCAAACAGGCCCAGGAAGCGTTCAACCATGATAAAAACGTCCTGGTCCTCGTCGCTACGGATGCCGCCGGTGAAGGGATCAACCTTCATCGTGCCGCTCATTTGATGGTCAACTATGACTTGCCGTGGAATCCCAACAGATTGGAGCAACGATTTGGACGGATTCACCGAATCGGCCAGACGCGTGTCTGCCATCTCTGGAATCTGGTGTCGGTCGAGACCCGGGAAGGTGAAGTTTTCGCCATATTGCTCAAAAAGCTTGAAACAGTAAGGGAAGCACTGAATGACAAGGTTTTCGACATCCTCGGAAAAGTGTTTGACGGAAACAGTCTCCGTGACCTGTTGATTCAGGCCATCCGTTACGGGGACCGTCCGGACATCAAGGCCCGACTGCTCCGAAAAGTCAATGAGAAATTGGAGCATGACCATTTGATCAAGTTGATCAGTGAGAAAGCCTTGATTCAGGGACTTTTTGACAGGATCAAAGTGCAGGAAATCCGTCGGGAGATGGAACGGGCCAGCGCCCGTCGCTTGCAACCGCACTTCATTGCCTCGTTTTTTGTTCAGGCGTTTCGTCGTCTGGGAGGAACGATCCGTGAACGGGAACCCAGAAGGTATGAGATCGTCTCCATTCCACAGCCCGTCAGGCAACGCGCGCGGGACATCGACCGATCGGGTTTGCCTGCACGGTATCTCCGCATTTGCTTCGACAAAACATTGACTCACCTGGACGGAAAGCCGCATGCAGAATTTGTTTGCCCGGGTCATCCGCTTCTCGACGCAGTCGTGGAACTGATTCTGGAGAAATATGGTCACTTGATGAAGCAGGGAACCGTCCTCGTGGATGAACGGGATGATCGGGATGATCGGGAAGAACCTCGTCTGATGATGTTTTGTGAACAGGAGATCCATGACGGGATCCGGGATAAGTCGGGACAACGGGTGGTTTCCAGACGAATGCATTTTGTGGAAATGGTGCCGGATGGACAGATTTCTCCGGCGGGATACGCACCCTACCTGGATTACAGACCTTTGTCTGATGAAGAAAAGGGTTATTTACCCTCCATCTTGGATTCAATACAATGGGAACGGACAGAGATGGAACACCGGGCAAGACAATACATGATCCGTCATTTGGTCCCGGAACATCTGAAGGAAGTGGAGCTTTTTCGGAAGGCTCAAGTGGCCAAAATCCGCAAAGAAGTGAGAGCCCGGCTCGAGACGGAAATCCGCTATTGGGACAAACGGGCGGCAGAACTCCGGGCGGCGGAAAAACGAGGCAAAAAGAATGCCAAATTGAATTCGCAAAATGCCCAGCGGCGTGCGGATGATCTTCAGGTACGGCTTGAACAGCGGATGATCGAGCTTGATTTGGAAGAGAAATTGCAGCCCAAACCCCCGAACATGATCGGAACGGCTTTGATCATTCCGGGAGGGATGCTCCGCAAACTCAAAGGTGAGAACCAAAAAGAGCCCGGGCTCTTTGGCCGTGACCGGAAAATGGTCGAACGCATTGCCATGGAAACCATCATGGAGATTGAGCGGCAGAAGGGATTTCAACCGGTGGATGTCTCTGTGCAAAAGTTGGGTTACGACATCGAGTCTTGGGATCCGGAAACAGGGAAAGTCCGATTCCTGGAAGTGAAAGGCAGAGTGGCCGGGGCGACCACGGTCACGGTCACACGAAATGAAATTCTCACGGCGGTCAACCGTCCGGATGCTTATTGGCTGGCCGTCGTGGAAGTGGAAGAATCAAAACCGAAACGAGTGGTGTATATCCGACAGCCATTCACCCGCGAACCGGATTTTGCCGCAACCAGTGTAAACTATGATCTCCGAGATCTGATGAGCAGAGGAGAGGACGAAACATGGCGACTCGGAAGAAATTGA
- a CDS encoding GNAT family N-acetyltransferase: MIQPKPVRLLEGTHVYLRPFNVEDAEIYFQLLFQAETRRLTGTQHSFTLEQIRRYAEAKGQDPTQVLLLIALKENDEVIGDIALQDIHPINRSANIRIMIASEKHQGKGYGTEAMKLMLEYGFGILNLHRIELNVFPFNPRAIHVYEKLGFKKEGVQREVLFYNHAWHDSVLMSMLAHEYRVKYQQTK, encoded by the coding sequence ATGATTCAACCAAAGCCGGTCCGCTTGTTGGAAGGCACCCATGTTTACCTGAGACCGTTCAACGTCGAGGATGCAGAGATTTACTTTCAGCTGTTGTTTCAGGCCGAAACGCGTCGTTTGACCGGCACGCAACACAGCTTCACTCTTGAACAGATCCGCCGTTATGCGGAAGCCAAAGGACAAGATCCCACCCAGGTGCTGCTGTTGATTGCTCTGAAAGAGAACGATGAAGTAATCGGGGATATTGCTTTGCAAGACATCCACCCCATCAATCGCAGTGCAAACATTCGCATCATGATTGCATCTGAGAAGCATCAGGGAAAAGGGTATGGCACCGAGGCAATGAAATTGATGCTGGAATACGGGTTCGGGATCTTGAACCTGCACCGGATCGAATTGAATGTGTTTCCCTTCAACCCACGCGCAATTCATGTGTATGAAAAGTTGGGTTTCAAGAAAGAAGGCGTGCAGCGGGAAGTGCTCTTCTACAACCATGCCTGGCACGATTCGGTGTTGATGAGCATGCTGGCGCATGAATATCGCGTAAAATACCAACAAACGAAATAA
- a CDS encoding helix-turn-helix transcriptional regulator — protein sequence MQMICQIDNILRTMKKKGYFFRMPDGSLGKITQTNLAKLLGEQTQTVNMWVIGRTRPPIDKAFRIAQLLGVKMEDLYSFEKVESCAVVKTGEPLIREE from the coding sequence ATGCAGATGATTTGCCAAATCGACAACATTTTGAGAACGATGAAGAAGAAAGGATATTTCTTCAGGATGCCGGACGGTTCATTGGGGAAAATCACGCAGACCAATTTGGCCAAGTTGCTCGGAGAGCAGACCCAAACGGTGAATATGTGGGTGATCGGGAGAACCCGGCCGCCGATTGACAAGGCCTTTCGGATTGCCCAGCTCCTCGGGGTGAAGATGGAGGACTTGTACAGCTTTGAAAAAGTGGAATCGTGTGCGGTGGTGAAGACGGGAGAACCGCTGATCCGGGAAGAGTGA
- a CDS encoding tetratricopeptide repeat protein, whose protein sequence is MLIASYESFLLGVKPACSENILWLPTAFQLKLRRYPSVKKENRRGAIYFQTEEMKQRFLEETKNLSPDSPEYIRILGLTLGFPPKAVDFHVRSLSRDPAHPQEATKWYNLHKVRANYAGNMFAENIDDLVENTEWLWNRYGREWDMSLSVIRETDQRLFLYLVPFGDREKLKEAEEGLRKVLDENRKFWEG, encoded by the coding sequence TTGCTGATTGCCTCGTACGAAAGCTTTTTGCTCGGGGTCAAGCCGGCCTGCTCCGAGAACATCCTCTGGCTGCCGACGGCGTTTCAGTTGAAGCTGAGGCGGTATCCGTCCGTCAAAAAAGAGAACCGGAGAGGAGCGATCTATTTCCAAACGGAGGAAATGAAGCAGCGCTTTCTCGAAGAAACGAAGAATCTGTCTCCCGATTCTCCCGAATACATACGAATCCTGGGGCTGACGTTGGGATTTCCCCCGAAGGCGGTGGATTTTCATGTGAGATCCCTTTCCCGGGATCCGGCGCACCCACAGGAGGCCACCAAGTGGTACAACCTCCACAAGGTGCGGGCCAATTATGCCGGAAACATGTTCGCGGAAAACATCGACGACCTTGTCGAGAATACGGAGTGGCTGTGGAACCGGTACGGAAGGGAGTGGGACATGTCGCTGTCGGTGATCCGGGAAACGGACCAGCGATTGTTTCTGTACCTGGTGCCGTTCGGGGACCGGGAGAAGCTGAAGGAGGCGGAAGAGGGGCTGAGAAAAGTGCTTGATGAGAATCGGAAATTTTGGGAGGGATAG
- a CDS encoding DUF1156 domain-containing protein, with translation MATRKKLIEVSIPLDVISAESAREKSIRHGHPSTLHLWWARRPLAAARAVLFASLVDDPSNDLPEEEANKERDRLLKLLERLIKWESSNDEQVLNEARLEIAKSIAKNKNLDLPQNPVTEDLIRFLSEHAPPILDPFAGGGTIPLEAHRLGLRAFAGDLNPVAVTINKALIEIPPRFAGFSPVNPKDRGLVNECVWKYAYGLARDIEYYGNWMKREAEKRIGHLYPKVKLPKEMGSKETTVIAWLWTRTVTCPNPACGAEMPLIRSFWLSKKKNKEAWVEPIVDQSGEQPKVRFEVRYGKGSVPDGTVDRRGAKCICCQTPVPLTYIRSEGQAGRMGQRLMAIVAEGKNGRIYLSPDETHEQVAANACPVWAPETDLPEKALGFRVQQYGMVQHKDLFTSRQLTALSTIGMLIEEVREMIQIHAKHAGLADDGVPLRDGGSGALAYAEAVMVYLALAADRCADYWSTISSWVTDRETIGHTFTRQAIPMVWDFAEANVFSQSSGNWQGAVEWVIRVVERLGFSTPGVADQRDAASGIIDVHSLVISTDPPYYDNIGYADLSDFFYVWLRRNIRSIYPELFSTMLVPKMEELVATPHRFEGNKEAAKQHFEKGLQQAFEQLISKTDSEYPLTVYYAFKQQEDDQDKNGVSTASTGWETMLTGLLHAGYQITGTWPIRTERSTRSVAIGTNALASSIVLVCRPRPLNAPLTTRREFMNALRKELPEALKLLQEANIAPVDMAQSMIGPGMAVFSRYAQVLESDGTPMSVRTALALINQVLEELLSADEGEYDLDTRWALSWFEQFGMKEALFGEAELLSKAKNTSVSGLVEAGIIEARAGKVRLLTREEYPEQWDPTEDNRFTLWEATQYIIRAFEREGELGAARLIKRLGDRANHVRDLAYRLYSICEKKGWAQEAIPYNMLAASWSRLKQVASGMKEYEMGRLV, from the coding sequence ATGGCGACTCGGAAGAAATTGATTGAAGTATCGATACCTTTGGATGTCATCAGTGCCGAATCGGCACGGGAAAAGTCAATCAGGCATGGGCATCCGTCCACTCTACATTTGTGGTGGGCGCGTCGCCCATTGGCAGCCGCCAGAGCGGTCCTGTTTGCGAGCTTGGTGGATGATCCATCCAATGATTTGCCAGAAGAAGAAGCCAACAAGGAACGGGACAGATTGTTAAAGTTGCTCGAAAGGCTGATCAAATGGGAAAGCTCCAACGACGAACAAGTGCTGAATGAGGCTAGGTTGGAAATTGCCAAAAGCATCGCCAAAAACAAGAATCTAGATCTTCCACAAAATCCGGTCACGGAAGATCTGATTCGATTTTTGTCGGAACATGCTCCACCGATATTGGATCCGTTCGCCGGTGGTGGGACGATTCCGCTCGAAGCGCATCGTTTGGGCCTTCGGGCATTTGCCGGTGACTTGAATCCGGTCGCTGTGACTATTAACAAGGCGTTGATAGAAATTCCTCCTCGGTTTGCCGGGTTCTCGCCTGTCAACCCGAAAGATCGAGGATTGGTGAATGAATGCGTATGGAAATACGCTTACGGTCTGGCTAGGGATATTGAGTATTATGGCAATTGGATGAAAAGGGAAGCAGAAAAACGAATCGGCCATCTTTACCCGAAAGTGAAATTGCCAAAAGAGATGGGAAGCAAAGAGACGACGGTTATTGCGTGGTTGTGGACTCGAACTGTAACTTGTCCCAACCCGGCATGTGGTGCAGAGATGCCTCTGATCAGGTCTTTTTGGCTTTCCAAAAAGAAAAACAAGGAAGCTTGGGTGGAGCCCATTGTTGATCAATCCGGTGAACAACCGAAGGTTCGGTTCGAGGTCAGATACGGAAAAGGATCAGTTCCAGACGGTACGGTGGACCGCAGAGGGGCGAAATGCATTTGCTGCCAGACGCCGGTTCCGTTAACTTACATCCGTTCCGAGGGACAAGCTGGACGAATGGGTCAACGGTTGATGGCCATTGTGGCGGAAGGGAAAAACGGACGTATTTATTTGTCCCCGGATGAAACACATGAACAAGTAGCGGCAAATGCATGTCCAGTATGGGCTCCTGAAACAGATCTTCCGGAGAAAGCATTGGGATTCAGAGTACAGCAATATGGGATGGTTCAACATAAAGATCTGTTCACTTCTAGACAATTGACCGCATTAAGTACGATTGGAATGTTAATAGAAGAAGTACGTGAAATGATTCAAATCCATGCAAAACATGCCGGTTTGGCTGACGATGGTGTTCCTTTGAGGGACGGTGGCAGTGGTGCTCTCGCTTATGCTGAAGCGGTAATGGTTTATTTGGCTTTGGCTGCAGATCGTTGCGCTGATTATTGGTCTACAATCAGTTCATGGGTTACTGACAGGGAAACAATTGGGCATACATTCACACGACAAGCAATCCCTATGGTTTGGGATTTTGCAGAAGCCAATGTTTTCAGCCAATCCAGTGGTAATTGGCAAGGGGCAGTAGAATGGGTTATCAGAGTCGTAGAACGTTTGGGGTTTTCGACTCCTGGTGTCGCAGATCAACGAGATGCTGCCAGTGGAATTATCGATGTTCATTCGCTCGTAATTTCCACGGACCCACCCTATTACGACAATATTGGATATGCTGACCTTTCAGATTTCTTTTACGTTTGGTTAAGACGTAATATAAGGTCAATCTATCCAGAACTTTTTTCAACCATGCTTGTACCCAAAATGGAAGAATTGGTTGCCACTCCTCATCGTTTTGAAGGAAACAAAGAAGCAGCAAAACAACATTTTGAAAAGGGATTACAACAAGCGTTTGAACAACTGATTTCAAAAACTGACTCAGAGTATCCTTTGACAGTCTATTATGCATTCAAGCAACAAGAGGACGATCAAGACAAAAACGGCGTTTCTACTGCTTCTACCGGATGGGAAACGATGCTCACCGGCTTGTTGCATGCGGGATACCAAATCACCGGAACTTGGCCGATTCGTACAGAAAGAAGCACAAGGAGCGTAGCTATCGGCACCAACGCTTTGGCATCCTCCATCGTTTTGGTCTGCCGCCCGCGCCCTTTAAACGCTCCGCTTACCACCCGACGGGAGTTTATGAACGCACTTCGAAAGGAACTTCCGGAAGCATTGAAGCTGCTTCAGGAAGCCAACATCGCACCGGTGGACATGGCCCAGTCCATGATCGGTCCCGGCATGGCGGTGTTCTCGCGGTATGCACAGGTGTTGGAATCGGATGGAACACCGATGAGCGTGCGGACGGCTCTCGCCCTGATCAACCAGGTGCTGGAGGAGCTGCTTTCCGCAGACGAAGGGGAATACGATCTCGACACCCGCTGGGCACTGTCCTGGTTTGAACAGTTCGGGATGAAAGAAGCGCTGTTCGGTGAGGCGGAGCTTCTGAGCAAGGCCAAAAACACCAGCGTGAGCGGGCTGGTGGAAGCGGGGATTATCGAGGCACGGGCCGGAAAAGTCCGCCTCCTGACACGGGAAGAGTATCCGGAACAGTGGGACCCGACGGAAGACAACCGTTTCACGCTGTGGGAAGCGACCCAATACATCATCCGGGCATTTGAGCGGGAAGGGGAGTTGGGTGCAGCCCGCCTGATCAAGCGGTTGGGTGACAGGGCCAATCACGTTCGGGACTTGGCCTACCGTTTGTACAGTATTTGCGAGAAGAAAGGCTGGGCCCAAGAAGCGATTCCGTACAACATGCTCGCCGCATCTTGGTCGCGTCTGAAACAGGTGGCGTCCGGCATGAAAGAATACGAGATGGGACGCTTGGTATGA
- a CDS encoding Swt1 family HEPN domain-containing protein, translated as MGMSNRERVGKGLDILKEGLAPFIRRELKLHYKGGWFVEGVEPYLKGTIGIDAVRHEGPDEEKFEKLDVQALFTVMWDNWYHVFKNRLGHTGRSYVSELREFRNQWAHQRAFSLRDTQRALDTMHRLLQAVGSQAEVDELEKMIRELTLAQLEEEQRKSRNVELTKVATLSHLKPWREVAMPHQDVAQGRFQEAEFAADLSQVIRREAAPEYQDPMEFFRRTYLTSGLSDLLKLAVARLTGKGGAPVVQLQTSFGGGKTHTMLALYHLFSGQIHLDELAELKRVVAEVDDELPIANRAVIVGTQISPFDVRKYPDGVVTRTLWGEMAYQLGGKEGYEMVREEDEKGISPGSDKIKDLFDRFGPVLVLIDEWVAFARNLYGVDDLPCGTFDANLTFVQALTEGAKRVKDALVVASIPESDIEVGGEGGRAALERLQHTFGRLETIWKPASKEESMEIVRRRLFAQVDESARDAVIREFMAMYYQHKADFPQETQSRDYEYRMRIAYPIHPELFNRLYEDWSTLERFQRTRGVLRLMAIIIHRLWESGDRSLLIMPGTIPLDSSRVSSEMTRYLPNNNWDAVIDGEVDGQHSRPLKMDNENPHLGRCSAARRVARTIFVGSAPKNTDKGNRGIEEVRIKLGCVQPGEQTVVFGDALRRLLEELNYIYSDNRRYWFDTHPSVNRIASERAEKYLKEKDLKEKVDAEIIRRLRSIRSKGEFIGVHYAPQISSDVSDEAFVRLVLLGPGYTHRKDNKESRAIQFAGEILESRGKSARIHRNMLAFVAPDAGKEADLIHAVSYYLAWKSIKDDSDSLNLDAFQSKQVKNSIEHFNTVVDARIHETYDWLLLPKQQGTGEVTWQEYRLSTVTGEDMIVKAGRKMVNEQELITKWNPALLSMELGRWIWRDQLHVPMKQIWGYFTQYLYLPRLKNQDVFIHAVEEGLASKDFFGYAHGVDENGVYIGFKFGEMYAKVNLDNSSVLIKPDVARLFWAQQKEKEGTGHNPPDLPGGGTVTDGGDGTDPKPPVIDPEPGQALPKRVIITSNLDSNRYVKEISLFFEEVLDHLKKLPGARLEVRLDAEVSVPEGVPENVQRTVRENGRNLKMNVEFYEE; from the coding sequence ATGGGAATGAGCAATCGGGAGCGTGTCGGTAAAGGCCTGGATATCCTGAAAGAGGGATTGGCTCCATTCATCAGACGCGAACTGAAACTTCACTACAAGGGCGGCTGGTTTGTTGAGGGAGTGGAGCCCTACCTCAAGGGAACGATCGGGATTGATGCCGTTCGCCATGAAGGGCCGGATGAGGAGAAATTTGAAAAGCTGGATGTCCAGGCACTTTTTACGGTGATGTGGGACAATTGGTATCACGTGTTCAAAAACCGTCTCGGTCATACCGGAAGGAGCTATGTGAGCGAACTGCGGGAATTCCGCAACCAGTGGGCACACCAACGGGCATTCAGCTTGCGTGACACACAGCGGGCATTGGATACCATGCACCGTTTGCTGCAGGCCGTCGGCAGCCAGGCGGAAGTGGACGAATTGGAAAAGATGATTCGTGAGCTCACACTGGCCCAGTTGGAAGAAGAGCAGCGCAAATCGCGAAACGTGGAACTTACCAAGGTGGCAACTCTCTCCCATTTGAAGCCGTGGCGGGAAGTGGCCATGCCACACCAAGATGTGGCTCAGGGACGTTTTCAGGAAGCGGAGTTTGCCGCGGACCTGTCACAGGTGATTCGCCGGGAGGCCGCTCCGGAATACCAGGACCCGATGGAATTTTTCAGACGTACGTATCTCACTTCGGGTTTGAGTGATCTCCTGAAGCTGGCTGTTGCCCGTTTGACCGGAAAAGGCGGTGCCCCGGTGGTCCAGCTGCAAACCTCGTTCGGTGGCGGGAAAACCCATACCATGCTGGCGCTGTATCACCTGTTCAGCGGCCAGATCCATTTGGATGAACTGGCCGAGTTGAAACGGGTGGTCGCGGAAGTGGATGATGAACTTCCGATTGCCAATCGGGCCGTCATTGTCGGTACGCAGATTTCTCCGTTTGATGTCCGCAAATATCCGGATGGGGTGGTCACTCGGACGCTGTGGGGGGAAATGGCGTATCAGCTGGGAGGCAAGGAAGGGTATGAAATGGTCCGGGAGGAGGATGAAAAGGGAATCTCCCCCGGGTCGGACAAGATCAAGGACCTGTTTGACCGGTTTGGTCCGGTGCTGGTCCTGATCGATGAGTGGGTGGCTTTTGCCCGCAACCTGTACGGCGTGGATGATCTCCCCTGCGGAACGTTTGATGCCAATCTTACCTTCGTCCAAGCATTGACCGAGGGTGCCAAACGCGTGAAAGACGCGTTGGTGGTGGCCAGTATTCCGGAATCCGACATTGAGGTGGGCGGTGAAGGCGGTCGGGCGGCTCTGGAACGGCTCCAGCATACGTTCGGTCGGCTGGAGACAATCTGGAAACCGGCCAGCAAGGAAGAGAGCATGGAGATCGTACGCCGCCGGTTGTTTGCCCAAGTGGATGAATCGGCACGGGATGCGGTCATTCGGGAATTCATGGCCATGTACTACCAACACAAGGCGGATTTCCCGCAGGAGACGCAGAGCCGTGATTATGAATATCGGATGCGTATCGCATATCCAATCCATCCGGAATTGTTCAACCGGCTCTATGAAGATTGGTCCACGCTGGAGCGCTTCCAGAGAACACGGGGCGTGCTTCGTCTGATGGCCATCATAATCCACCGATTGTGGGAGTCGGGGGACCGTTCGCTTCTGATCATGCCTGGGACCATTCCTTTGGACAGCTCACGTGTAAGCTCCGAGATGACGCGCTATCTCCCGAACAATAATTGGGATGCGGTCATTGACGGGGAAGTGGACGGTCAACATTCCCGACCGTTGAAAATGGACAATGAAAATCCCCATCTGGGGCGGTGCTCGGCGGCGCGGCGTGTGGCTCGCACCATCTTCGTGGGAAGTGCCCCGAAAAATACCGACAAAGGGAATCGTGGCATCGAAGAGGTACGAATCAAGCTGGGTTGTGTCCAGCCGGGCGAACAAACGGTTGTGTTCGGAGATGCACTTCGCCGGCTTCTGGAGGAGCTCAACTACATCTATTCGGACAACCGGCGCTATTGGTTTGACACTCATCCCAGCGTCAACCGGATTGCATCCGAGCGGGCGGAAAAATACCTGAAAGAAAAAGATTTGAAGGAAAAAGTGGACGCAGAAATCATCCGCCGGTTGCGTTCGATCCGGAGCAAAGGGGAATTCATCGGGGTTCATTACGCTCCGCAAATCTCCTCGGACGTTTCAGATGAGGCGTTTGTAAGGTTGGTCCTGCTCGGACCCGGATACACCCACCGGAAAGACAACAAGGAAAGTCGGGCGATCCAGTTTGCGGGGGAAATTCTGGAGTCCCGGGGAAAGAGTGCACGGATTCACCGGAACATGCTGGCTTTTGTGGCACCGGACGCCGGTAAGGAAGCGGATCTGATTCATGCCGTCAGTTATTATCTGGCGTGGAAATCCATCAAGGATGACAGCGATTCCCTGAATCTGGACGCATTTCAGTCCAAGCAGGTCAAAAACAGCATCGAACACTTCAACACCGTGGTGGATGCACGCATCCATGAAACGTATGACTGGCTTTTGCTCCCCAAACAACAGGGAACGGGAGAGGTCACCTGGCAGGAATACCGTTTGTCCACCGTCACCGGAGAGGATATGATTGTCAAGGCCGGTCGGAAAATGGTCAATGAACAGGAGCTCATCACCAAGTGGAATCCCGCTCTTCTGAGCATGGAACTGGGTCGTTGGATCTGGCGTGATCAGCTCCATGTCCCGATGAAGCAGATTTGGGGATATTTCACCCAATATTTGTACCTGCCCAGGCTGAAAAATCAAGATGTTTTCATTCATGCGGTGGAAGAAGGGCTTGCCAGCAAGGACTTTTTCGGATACGCCCATGGAGTGGATGAAAACGGGGTCTACATCGGATTCAAGTTTGGGGAAATGTACGCCAAGGTGAATCTGGACAACAGCAGTGTGCTCATCAAGCCGGATGTCGCCCGTCTGTTTTGGGCGCAGCAAAAGGAAAAAGAAGGAACAGGTCACAA